A genomic region of Desulfosarcina ovata subsp. ovata contains the following coding sequences:
- a CDS encoding MBL fold metallo-hydrolase, with product MGETLDIKAVDRVEILTLQDNTIDVLQQDNSQVIQRAMPVVDGEMKNSILAEHGFASMVTVSRGDTSRSMLFDFGYSAHGAAFNVDALGVDLGRVEAAALSHGHLDHIGGMEALVEKTGKRDLPLVVHPAAFRGPRFMKTPTGVRINLPGLSREKAAAAGLAVIDSETPTPMLDHMAVFLGRIPRSTEFEQGAPNLFCEIDGKAQQDPFDDDSAMIFNVRGKGLVVLSGCAHSGIVNTVIHARQVTGIDTVMAIMGGFHLANADVDRVVQPTIDALNAFNPTYVVPTHCTGRRAVQRIEAAMPERFILNMAGTRLAFSA from the coding sequence ATGGGGGAGACACTGGACATCAAGGCCGTGGACCGAGTTGAGATCCTGACCTTGCAGGATAACACCATCGACGTGCTCCAGCAGGACAACAGCCAGGTGATCCAGCGCGCCATGCCGGTGGTGGATGGAGAGATGAAAAACAGCATCCTGGCCGAGCACGGCTTTGCCTCCATGGTTACCGTCAGCCGTGGAGACACGTCCCGCAGCATGCTTTTCGATTTCGGCTACTCGGCCCACGGCGCGGCCTTTAATGTCGATGCCCTGGGGGTGGACCTGGGCCGGGTGGAGGCGGCGGCACTCTCCCACGGGCACCTGGATCATATCGGCGGGATGGAGGCCCTGGTTGAGAAGACCGGCAAACGGGATCTCCCGCTGGTTGTCCATCCAGCGGCGTTCCGGGGGCCACGTTTTATGAAGACGCCCACCGGGGTCCGCATCAACCTGCCCGGATTAAGCCGTGAAAAGGCCGCCGCCGCCGGTTTGGCGGTGATTGACAGCGAAACGCCAACGCCCATGCTGGACCACATGGCGGTATTCCTTGGCCGGATTCCCCGGTCCACGGAGTTTGAACAGGGAGCGCCCAACCTGTTCTGTGAAATCGACGGCAAGGCGCAGCAGGATCCATTTGACGATGATTCGGCCATGATTTTCAACGTGCGCGGCAAGGGCCTGGTGGTGCTTTCCGGCTGTGCCCATTCGGGGATCGTCAATACGGTGATCCATGCCCGCCAGGTGACCGGTATCGATACGGTGATGGCCATCATGGGCGGCTTTCACCTGGCCAATGCGGACGTGGATCGAGTGGTTCAGCCGACCATCGATGCCCTCAATGCGTTCAACCCGACCTACGTCGTTCCCACGCATTGCACGGGCCGGCGGGCCGTGCAGCGGATCGAGGCAGCCATGCCGGAGCGGTTCATCCTCAACATGGCCGGTACCCGGTTGGCTTTCAGCGCCTGA
- a CDS encoding deoxyhypusine synthase family protein: protein MSKESLFRHAPDIVPEKLAKGLSVPDLVDLMGRTCFEARNVRRAATLFRRMIDQGDTIWLGIAGAGIAGGMGGMVISLIEAGFVNVICSTGAQVYHDLHFAFDLPVKSIHPNWDDDQLRRHGDTRIYDIGIREKETLEAQDAIVRRFVKERYEQLSQGPLSSWEFNHQLGLWVAETAPHPELSFTAAAARCGVPLFWDSLANHSIAMNLARTDREGLPVQLSAQKDIVHSAAIAFGAEQTGFVELGGGGPKNFIQQTGPTISQILGIDFEGADRGIQIGTAVEREGSLSSCTFGEAVTWGKYQQADEANLVQVWGEYSIIFPLLAAYVTDLCPPRPPAGLCGRMGDWVRKLEVAR from the coding sequence ATGAGTAAAGAATCGCTGTTCAGACACGCCCCGGATATCGTGCCCGAAAAACTGGCCAAAGGCCTGAGCGTCCCCGATCTGGTGGATCTGATGGGCCGGACCTGTTTCGAGGCCCGCAATGTGCGCCGGGCGGCCACGCTTTTCCGGCGCATGATCGATCAGGGGGACACCATCTGGCTGGGAATTGCCGGGGCCGGCATCGCCGGTGGCATGGGCGGCATGGTCATCTCGCTGATCGAGGCCGGTTTCGTCAATGTCATCTGCTCCACCGGCGCCCAGGTCTATCACGACCTGCATTTCGCTTTTGACCTGCCGGTCAAGTCGATCCATCCCAACTGGGACGACGACCAGCTGCGTCGTCACGGCGACACGCGCATCTACGATATCGGGATCCGGGAGAAGGAGACCCTGGAAGCTCAGGACGCCATTGTGCGGCGATTCGTCAAGGAACGCTACGAGCAGCTCTCCCAAGGCCCCCTCTCCTCATGGGAATTCAACCACCAGCTGGGACTTTGGGTGGCCGAAACCGCGCCCCATCCCGAGCTCAGTTTCACCGCTGCCGCGGCCCGCTGCGGAGTACCGCTCTTCTGGGATTCGTTGGCCAACCACTCCATCGCCATGAACCTGGCACGCACCGATCGCGAAGGGTTGCCGGTCCAGCTTTCGGCCCAGAAGGATATCGTTCACTCGGCGGCCATCGCCTTTGGTGCCGAGCAGACCGGTTTCGTCGAACTGGGTGGCGGCGGCCCCAAAAACTTCATCCAGCAGACCGGCCCCACCATCAGCCAGATCCTGGGCATCGACTTCGAAGGCGCTGACCGCGGAATCCAGATCGGCACGGCCGTGGAACGGGAGGGCAGCCTCTCCAGCTGCACCTTCGGCGAAGCGGTCACCTGGGGCAAGTACCAGCAGGCCGACGAGGCCAACCTGGTGCAGGTGTGGGGCGAGTACAGCATCATCTTTCCCCTTCTGGCCGCCTATGTGACCGACCTGTGCCCGCCCCGGCCACCGGCCGGTCTGTGCGGCCGCATGGGCGATTGGGTCAGGAAACTGGAGGTGGCCCGATGA
- a CDS encoding gamma-glutamyltransferase family protein produces the protein MDRFRYHSKREWHAAAQRSVVMGCAGMVATSQPLACISGYRAMLGGGNAVDAAVAMAATLSVVEPYSVGIGGDCFGLFYRKDQDRLFGMNASGRAPMRADVDVLRGLGHAGMPAHGILSVTTPGALAGWADAVARFGRLNLADALQDAIRYAENGFPVSEVIAGEWAQEENMLAGHPASAGTYLIAGRAPEPGQVFTNPDLAATYRHICDAGPETFYRGRLASRIAAFSAAEGGLLNEDDLARHRTTWVEPLTMGFRGMTVCELPPNGQGVSALEILNILSGYALDQLRPDGAEYLHLLAEAIKIAFANRDHFLTDADHCRLPLDEVCSAAYGRRARRLIHPRRAMAFPPPGAALNGSDTVYIAAADADGNVASLISSIFMPFGSGMVVPGAGFALHNRGSSFSLDSGHPNCLLPGKRPMHTIIPGMLMNGGQVQMAFGVMGGDMQPQGHAQLLLNLLVHGMNLQESIDAPRLRLMPDRSIYLEAGIPAAARDRLTKWGHQLDRSPTPVNKVGGGQAIWRDHAQGVWLGASDRRKDGCALGW, from the coding sequence TTGGATCGATTCCGTTATCATTCGAAGAGAGAGTGGCACGCCGCGGCCCAGCGCTCCGTCGTCATGGGATGTGCCGGGATGGTCGCCACCAGCCAGCCGCTGGCCTGCATTTCCGGGTACCGGGCCATGCTCGGCGGTGGAAACGCGGTGGATGCGGCCGTGGCCATGGCCGCCACCTTGAGTGTGGTGGAACCCTATTCGGTAGGCATTGGCGGTGATTGCTTCGGGCTGTTTTACCGGAAGGATCAGGATCGGCTGTTCGGCATGAACGCCAGCGGCCGGGCGCCCATGCGCGCCGACGTGGATGTGCTGCGCGGGTTGGGACATGCCGGCATGCCGGCCCATGGTATCCTGTCGGTGACCACGCCGGGGGCCCTGGCGGGATGGGCCGATGCGGTGGCCCGATTCGGGCGCCTGAACCTGGCCGACGCCCTGCAGGACGCCATCCGGTATGCGGAAAACGGGTTTCCGGTAAGCGAGGTGATTGCCGGTGAATGGGCCCAGGAGGAGAACATGCTTGCCGGCCACCCTGCTTCCGCCGGAACCTACCTGATTGCCGGCCGCGCGCCGGAACCGGGCCAGGTGTTCACCAATCCCGACCTGGCGGCCACCTACCGGCATATCTGTGATGCAGGGCCGGAGACGTTCTATCGCGGACGGCTGGCATCCCGCATCGCCGCATTCTCGGCAGCCGAAGGCGGTCTGTTGAACGAAGACGACCTGGCCCGGCATCGGACGACCTGGGTGGAACCGCTGACCATGGGTTTCAGGGGCATGACGGTCTGCGAACTGCCGCCCAACGGCCAGGGTGTTTCCGCCCTGGAAATTCTCAATATCCTCTCCGGGTATGCGCTCGACCAATTGCGCCCTGACGGAGCCGAGTACCTGCACCTGCTGGCCGAAGCGATCAAGATCGCCTTTGCCAACCGGGATCATTTTCTCACCGATGCGGACCATTGCCGGCTTCCCCTGGACGAAGTGTGCTCAGCGGCATACGGACGGCGGGCCCGCCGGCTGATCCATCCCCGGCGGGCCATGGCTTTCCCGCCGCCCGGTGCCGCCTTGAACGGATCGGACACGGTTTACATTGCCGCCGCCGACGCAGACGGCAATGTGGCCTCGCTGATCAGCAGCATTTTTATGCCCTTCGGCTCGGGGATGGTGGTGCCGGGCGCCGGCTTTGCCCTGCACAACCGGGGCAGCTCCTTTTCCCTGGATTCCGGGCATCCCAATTGTTTGCTTCCGGGAAAGCGTCCCATGCATACGATCATTCCGGGAATGCTGATGAACGGCGGGCAGGTTCAGATGGCCTTCGGCGTGATGGGGGGCGACATGCAGCCCCAGGGCCACGCCCAGTTGCTTTTAAACCTTCTGGTCCATGGCATGAACCTGCAGGAGTCCATTGACGCGCCTCGTCTGCGGTTGATGCCGGACCGGTCGATCTATCTCGAAGCGGGGATCCCGGCGGCTGCCCGTGACCGCCTGACCAAATGGGGCCACCAACTCGACCGTTCCCCCACACCGGTCAACAAGGTCGGCGGCGGGCAGGCCATCTGGCGGGACCACGCCCAGGGTGTCTGGCTGGGTGCCTCCGACCGGCGCAAGGATGGCTGCGCGCTCGGATGGTAA
- a CDS encoding DsbA family protein, translating into MYRHLKWTIMVAVFLMAPTVFAAVEVETLFRADVGAPILDVATSPENGLAFLLTPKAVLIYAIDDQKTVDRIAIDADFDRIAILDNERLVLTRSKSAALTVIRFNRIYDIDLTDRIVKGPADARVTVVVFDDYQCPYCARLEKFVEEQILLQFSEDVRYAIKHFPLGSHRFARQGAMAALAAGKQGKFWEFHSRLLENHNQVSEAKIMEIAGELELDMEQFGKDRQSEAIRKVINEDVANGEAIGVTGTPSVFLNGKRISNRDLGRLPELIIRELDR; encoded by the coding sequence ATGTATCGACATCTGAAGTGGACCATCATGGTGGCGGTTTTTCTCATGGCGCCCACTGTTTTTGCAGCCGTGGAAGTCGAAACCCTTTTCCGTGCTGACGTTGGTGCTCCCATTCTTGACGTGGCCACCAGCCCGGAAAATGGACTGGCCTTTCTACTCACCCCCAAAGCGGTGCTGATATACGCCATTGACGACCAGAAAACCGTTGACCGCATCGCCATTGACGCCGATTTCGATCGCATCGCCATCCTGGACAACGAGCGGCTGGTGCTGACCCGCTCCAAATCCGCTGCGCTGACGGTGATCCGTTTCAACCGGATTTACGACATCGACCTGACCGACCGCATCGTCAAGGGGCCAGCCGATGCCCGGGTTACCGTGGTGGTTTTCGACGATTACCAGTGCCCCTACTGCGCCCGCCTGGAGAAGTTTGTCGAGGAGCAGATCCTGCTCCAGTTTTCCGAAGATGTCCGTTATGCCATCAAACATTTTCCCCTTGGCAGCCACCGGTTTGCCCGGCAGGGGGCCATGGCCGCCCTGGCGGCCGGCAAGCAGGGGAAGTTCTGGGAGTTTCACAGCAGGCTGCTGGAAAACCACAATCAGGTCAGCGAAGCCAAGATCATGGAGATCGCCGGCGAGCTGGAACTGGACATGGAACAGTTCGGGAAAGACCGCCAGTCGGAGGCGATCCGCAAGGTGATCAACGAGGACGTGGCCAACGGAGAGGCCATCGGGGTGACCGGCACACCGTCGGTTTTTCTCAATGGCAAACGGATTTCCAACCGCGACCTGGGCCGTCTGCCCGAATTGATCATTCGCGAGTTGGACCGCTGA
- a CDS encoding DUF4136 domain-containing protein: MKRGWFAIAVAVLTTLGCAGVQVSQDYDPATDFVSLSTFAWATPTQEKTGDPRIDNPLQDTRIRRSVERTLSGKGYRLVTLSKPTFRVRYQYVLRQRINTSGSSGGVGFGVGVGSFGRRGGIAIGTGTGSAVDTYDEASLVIDVIADGSDRMLWRGTGTHRYKAYDDPATATADIDRLVENILAQFPPETK, encoded by the coding sequence ATGAAAAGAGGATGGTTCGCCATCGCCGTAGCCGTACTGACCACCCTGGGATGCGCAGGCGTCCAGGTCAGCCAGGACTATGACCCGGCGACAGACTTCGTTTCGCTTTCAACGTTCGCCTGGGCCACTCCCACCCAGGAAAAAACCGGTGATCCGCGCATCGACAATCCACTTCAGGATACCCGTATCCGCCGGTCCGTGGAACGGACGCTCAGCGGAAAGGGCTACCGCTTGGTAACCCTGAGCAAACCGACGTTTCGGGTGCGTTATCAATACGTGCTGCGCCAGCGAATCAACACCAGTGGCAGCAGCGGCGGCGTCGGATTCGGTGTCGGTGTCGGCAGTTTCGGCCGCCGTGGCGGTATCGCCATCGGCACGGGCACGGGCAGCGCGGTGGACACATACGATGAGGCGTCCTTGGTGATCGACGTGATCGCCGATGGATCCGACAGGATGCTCTGGCGGGGTACCGGCACCCACCGCTACAAGGCCTATGACGATCCGGCCACGGCCACGGCGGACATCGACCGCCTGGTGGAAAACATATTGGCCCAGTTTCCGCCTGAAACGAAATAG
- a CDS encoding DbpA RNA binding domain-containing protein, whose protein sequence is MERIVNPPVNLEALGDHLPAVREALAGLDRDELILRVMAAGVGRLLEDYRQTDSIDAESKPSARKRPPIAKPSAGKPAAHRPRVAEARRFFINVGRLDKINAGAIVRLVCDHAGIRSNQIGRIELKREFSFFEVARGAANNIPQRLKNARLDGRQVQVKDAGGKKQEARKTGQAI, encoded by the coding sequence GTGGAGCGGATCGTCAATCCACCGGTCAACCTCGAGGCTCTTGGCGATCACCTGCCGGCCGTTCGCGAAGCCCTGGCGGGACTTGACCGCGACGAGCTGATCCTGCGGGTCATGGCTGCCGGCGTCGGCCGGCTGCTGGAAGATTACCGCCAGACGGACAGCATCGACGCCGAATCCAAACCATCGGCCAGGAAACGACCGCCGATCGCAAAACCATCGGCGGGCAAACCGGCAGCCCATCGGCCGCGGGTGGCGGAAGCCCGTCGCTTTTTCATCAATGTGGGCCGCCTGGACAAAATCAATGCCGGTGCCATCGTGCGTCTGGTATGCGATCACGCCGGCATCCGCTCGAACCAGATCGGTCGCATCGAACTCAAGCGCGAATTCTCTTTTTTTGAAGTGGCCCGTGGCGCCGCCAACAACATCCCACAACGCCTGAAAAACGCCCGCCTCGACGGCCGGCAGGTTCAAGTAAAGGATGCGGGCGGGAAAAAACAGGAGGCCCGAAAGACCGGTCAGGCAATCTGA
- the speB gene encoding agmatinase — translation MTPHPTPFLGLPEGQSDLAAARVVVVPYGYEGGVSYGKGTAGAPAAVIEASQYLELYDEVLDEEPCRVGIATLAQPEIPDDPQAMLDTLEQTVAPLLDREKFVVVVGGDHSITTGYVRALARHNADFGILQLDAHADLRDSYEGSPFSHACSMARIREMTDRTLQIGIRSMSVEEAQRIKDEDLALCTMHRYRKGNFDLEAELAQLPEKLFITVDVDVFDWSVITSTGTPEPGGMLWDEAMDILETVFHTKTVIGFDVVELAHRDHDPNSAFATAKLIYKMIGMRFAGKEGA, via the coding sequence ATGACCCCCCACCCGACCCCGTTTCTGGGGCTGCCCGAGGGTCAGAGCGATCTGGCCGCTGCCAGGGTGGTGGTGGTGCCCTACGGCTACGAAGGCGGTGTCTCCTACGGCAAAGGCACCGCCGGCGCACCGGCTGCCGTGATCGAGGCGTCCCAGTACCTGGAACTCTACGACGAGGTGCTCGACGAGGAGCCTTGCCGGGTGGGCATCGCCACCCTGGCCCAGCCGGAAATCCCCGACGATCCGCAGGCCATGCTGGATACCCTGGAGCAGACCGTGGCGCCCCTGCTGGACCGGGAGAAGTTCGTCGTCGTCGTCGGCGGCGACCACTCCATCACCACCGGCTATGTGCGGGCCCTGGCCAGGCATAACGCGGACTTCGGCATCCTCCAGCTGGATGCCCACGCGGACCTTCGCGACAGTTACGAGGGCAGCCCCTTCAGTCATGCCTGCAGCATGGCGCGCATCCGCGAGATGACCGACCGGACCCTGCAAATCGGTATCCGCAGCATGTCGGTCGAAGAGGCTCAGCGGATCAAGGATGAGGATCTGGCGCTATGCACGATGCATCGTTACCGCAAGGGCAATTTCGATCTGGAAGCCGAACTGGCCCAATTGCCGGAAAAACTGTTCATTACCGTGGACGTGGATGTGTTCGACTGGAGCGTGATCACCAGCACCGGAACGCCGGAGCCGGGCGGCATGCTCTGGGACGAGGCCATGGACATCCTGGAAACGGTGTTCCACACCAAGACGGTCATCGGCTTTGACGTTGTCGAACTGGCCCACCGCGACCACGATCCCAACTCGGCCTTTGCCACGGCCAAACTGATCTACAAAATGATCGGCATGCGTTTCGCCGGCAAAGAAGGCGCATAA
- a CDS encoding lysophospholipid acyltransferase family protein: MKIKDTLKDVAYRQVFPRGGLLLVKLISKTYRRRLVDQHHEQAALDRYGSVVYASWHQRFFPGITFFATRKPIAIMISQSRDGEMIARVVDILGWRSVRGSSSRGGTRALKEIRRLTGQGYRIGHIVDGPQGPFGVVKPGLVTIAQFAGAPIVPVITSAQRCWTFNSWDRFMVPKPFSKVIIRFGKPIEVPRRLDADAFETLRMDVQHRMQAMYADTDRIWRKPRSISSCFGSSSQ; encoded by the coding sequence ATGAAAATCAAAGACACCCTCAAAGATGTGGCCTACCGGCAGGTCTTTCCGCGGGGCGGACTGCTGCTGGTAAAGCTGATTTCGAAAACCTACCGCCGCCGGTTGGTGGATCAGCATCACGAACAGGCCGCGCTCGATCGTTACGGCAGTGTGGTTTACGCTTCCTGGCACCAGCGTTTCTTTCCCGGTATCACCTTTTTTGCCACCCGCAAACCCATCGCCATCATGATCAGCCAGAGCCGAGACGGGGAGATGATCGCCCGGGTCGTGGATATCCTCGGCTGGCGCTCCGTGCGCGGATCGTCATCACGAGGCGGTACGCGCGCCCTCAAGGAAATCCGCCGGCTGACCGGTCAGGGCTACCGCATCGGCCACATTGTGGACGGTCCCCAGGGTCCCTTCGGCGTGGTCAAACCCGGCCTCGTCACCATCGCCCAGTTCGCCGGTGCGCCCATCGTTCCGGTGATTACATCCGCCCAGCGGTGCTGGACCTTTAACAGCTGGGACCGCTTTATGGTGCCCAAGCCCTTTTCAAAGGTGATCATCCGGTTCGGGAAGCCGATCGAAGTGCCCCGGCGACTTGATGCCGACGCCTTCGAAACCTTGCGGATGGATGTGCAACACCGGATGCAGGCCATGTACGCCGATACGGACCGGATCTGGCGGAAGCCCCGATCCATTTCGTCCTGTTTCGGCTCGTCCTCGCAATAG
- a CDS encoding pyruvoyl-dependent arginine decarboxylase, with protein sequence MEKLIPKRMFFTKGVGYHRNKLQSFELALRDAGVEICNLVTISSIYPPQCKIISRQEGVQNLVPGQITFVVMARQETNEPSRLVHAAVGLARPMNKDQYGYISEHHGFGQNSQQSGDFAEDLAATMLASTLGFELDADKAWDERKQLYIAGKDRQFVSRSVAKSAHGHKDGLWTTVVALAVMLLV encoded by the coding sequence ATGGAAAAGCTCATTCCCAAACGCATGTTCTTCACCAAGGGCGTCGGTTATCACCGCAACAAACTGCAGAGTTTCGAGCTGGCCCTTCGCGACGCCGGCGTGGAGATCTGCAACCTAGTGACCATCTCCAGCATCTACCCGCCCCAGTGCAAAATCATCTCCCGCCAGGAGGGGGTGCAGAACCTGGTCCCCGGACAGATCACCTTCGTGGTCATGGCCAGGCAGGAGACCAACGAGCCCTCACGCCTCGTCCACGCGGCCGTGGGTCTGGCCCGTCCGATGAACAAGGATCAGTACGGCTATATTTCCGAGCACCACGGCTTTGGCCAGAACAGCCAGCAATCCGGCGACTTCGCCGAGGATCTGGCCGCCACCATGCTGGCCTCCACCCTGGGTTTCGAACTCGATGCGGACAAGGCCTGGGACGAGCGCAAACAGCTCTACATCGCCGGCAAGGACCGTCAGTTCGTCAGCCGCAGCGTCGCCAAATCGGCCCACGGCCACAAGGACGGGCTGTGGACCACGGTAGTGGCGCTGGCCGTCATGCTGCTGGTGTAG
- a CDS encoding HDOD domain-containing protein, which yields MQPQEPSFLEIIKAYLGSSKAVLPVFSATGMKIQREAAKAEPDTGVIERMITCDPSLTSQILRISNSAFYKGLQKVATVRTAIVRLGNQEIANIAILVSQKKQFKAKEPFINALMQNLWRHSVGTAISAQWIANRCGLKAKAQEAFTAGLLHDMGKLLILTVTDAVKRNGMLKQMPAERLLSEVMDNFHALYGYALLRHWNLPDAYCRIARDHHKSGPEKGNGLMMMVRLADKTTNCLGIGLHPPDACVLAATPEADYFGLSEVTLAELEIKLEDSKVFW from the coding sequence ATGCAACCACAGGAACCCTCTTTTCTTGAAATCATCAAGGCCTATCTGGGCAGCAGCAAGGCCGTGCTGCCCGTTTTCAGCGCCACCGGCATGAAAATTCAGCGTGAGGCCGCCAAAGCGGAACCGGATACCGGTGTCATCGAACGGATGATCACCTGTGATCCGTCTCTGACCAGCCAGATTCTGCGCATCAGCAATTCGGCCTTTTACAAGGGCCTGCAGAAAGTGGCCACCGTCCGCACCGCCATCGTCCGCCTGGGCAACCAGGAAATCGCCAATATTGCCATCCTGGTATCCCAAAAAAAACAGTTCAAGGCCAAGGAACCGTTCATCAACGCGTTAATGCAGAATCTCTGGCGCCACTCCGTCGGCACGGCCATCAGCGCCCAATGGATCGCCAACCGCTGCGGTCTCAAAGCCAAGGCCCAGGAAGCCTTTACGGCCGGTCTGTTGCACGACATGGGCAAACTGCTCATCCTCACCGTTACCGACGCGGTAAAACGCAACGGCATGCTCAAACAGATGCCGGCGGAACGGTTGCTCAGCGAGGTGATGGACAATTTCCATGCGCTCTACGGGTACGCCCTGCTGCGCCACTGGAACCTGCCCGACGCCTATTGCCGGATTGCCCGGGACCATCACAAATCCGGACCGGAGAAGGGAAACGGCCTGATGATGATGGTCCGCCTGGCCGATAAAACCACCAATTGCCTGGGCATCGGCCTTCACCCCCCAGATGCGTGCGTCCTTGCCGCCACCCCCGAAGCCGATTACTTCGGCCTGAGCGAAGTCACCCTCGCCGAGCTGGAGATCAAACTGGAAGATTCGAAGGTGTTCTGGTAA
- a CDS encoding GspE/PulE family protein: MSTGSPSQTGYGKIVDLLIEIGMLTEEQVRYGLRVQSKIKTQKSLLEVIRELDYITDEQVRQALQKHTPSLRIGDFLVELGIIAPRDLEMALQLQKEEGHIRKLGEVLVAHNLIEERALIRVLSLQLGFPFIEPDSLKIDPELFKRGSVKLYERHFFIPVRHEDDHILVAFADPLDKRDLDAAAQALRLPVTPAIATKPSIRAAIEQLNPQQVVTEYILAETGESVVDIVNAIIVEAIEAADVSDIHIDPLSDRLRVRFRLDGVLVHHRDYPMSIAAALSSRIKVLCKADIAERRRHQGGRILFDHQGHQMDIRVSFYATVKGEKIVFRLLNRQTELLDIGQIGMSKRVMHRFREDALDRPSGVILITGPTGSGKTTTVYSCINHLNTMETSIITAEDPVEYVIDGIGQCSIDPKINLTYEDSLRHIVRQDPDIIVIGEIRDSFSAEVAVQAALTGHKVLTTFHTEDSIGGLLRLLNMDIDAFLISSTVVCVVAQRLLRRVCPHCAQPYELSPMDLLRIGCEMSQLKGATFRKGRGCNHCRYTGYRKRVAAFEVLVLNEAVRDGLIQRKTSHQIRHICTETTGLVTLFEDGLYKAARGITTIEEIMRCLPRFQKPRPLGELERLLGK; the protein is encoded by the coding sequence GTGAGCACTGGCAGCCCATCGCAAACCGGTTACGGCAAAATCGTTGATCTGTTGATTGAGATCGGTATGCTGACCGAAGAACAGGTTCGGTATGGCTTGCGGGTCCAATCCAAAATAAAAACACAGAAATCCCTGCTCGAGGTCATCCGGGAACTGGATTACATCACCGATGAGCAGGTTCGCCAGGCGCTCCAGAAGCACACCCCCAGCTTACGGATCGGCGACTTCCTTGTGGAACTGGGCATTATCGCTCCGCGGGATCTGGAAATGGCCCTCCAACTGCAAAAGGAGGAGGGACATATCCGCAAGTTGGGCGAAGTCCTGGTGGCGCACAATCTCATTGAGGAACGCGCCCTGATCCGGGTGCTTTCCCTGCAACTGGGGTTCCCCTTCATTGAACCCGATTCTCTCAAGATCGATCCGGAACTGTTCAAGCGCGGCTCCGTTAAGTTATATGAAAGGCACTTTTTCATTCCGGTACGCCACGAGGATGACCACATCCTCGTGGCCTTTGCCGATCCATTGGACAAACGGGATCTGGACGCCGCCGCACAGGCCCTGCGTCTTCCGGTCACGCCGGCCATCGCCACCAAACCCTCCATCCGCGCCGCCATCGAGCAGCTGAACCCCCAGCAGGTGGTTACCGAATACATCCTGGCGGAAACCGGCGAATCGGTGGTGGACATCGTCAACGCCATCATCGTCGAGGCCATTGAGGCGGCCGATGTGAGTGACATCCACATCGACCCCCTTTCGGACCGGCTGCGCGTCCGCTTTCGCCTGGACGGGGTGCTGGTCCATCACCGGGACTATCCCATGAGCATCGCCGCAGCCCTTAGCAGCCGCATCAAGGTCCTCTGCAAGGCCGACATCGCCGAACGAAGACGCCATCAGGGCGGCCGGATTCTGTTCGACCACCAGGGCCACCAGATGGATATCCGGGTCTCCTTCTACGCCACGGTCAAAGGTGAAAAAATCGTTTTCCGGCTGCTGAACCGCCAGACCGAACTGCTCGACATCGGCCAGATCGGCATGTCCAAACGGGTGATGCACCGATTTCGCGAAGATGCCCTGGACCGGCCCAGCGGGGTAATCCTGATCACCGGCCCCACCGGATCGGGCAAGACGACCACGGTATACAGCTGCATCAACCACCTCAACACCATGGAAACCAGCATCATCACCGCCGAAGACCCCGTGGAGTATGTCATCGACGGTATCGGCCAATGCTCCATCGACCCGAAAATCAACCTCACCTACGAAGACTCCCTGCGCCATATCGTCCGCCAGGACCCGGACATCATCGTCATCGGCGAAATCCGGGATTCCTTCTCGGCCGAGGTGGCCGTGCAGGCGGCCCTGACCGGCCACAAAGTGCTCACCACCTTCCATACCGAGGACAGCATCGGTGGTCTGTTGCGCCTGCTCAACATGGACATCGACGCCTTTCTGATCTCGTCCACGGTGGTCTGCGTGGTCGCCCAGCGTCTGTTGCGGCGCGTGTGCCCCCATTGCGCTCAGCCGTATGAGCTCTCTCCCATGGATCTCTTGCGCATCGGCTGCGAGATGTCCCAGCTGAAGGGAGCCACCTTCCGCAAGGGACGCGGCTGCAACCACTGTCGCTACACCGGGTATCGCAAACGCGTGGCCGCCTTCGAGGTGCTGGTCCTCAACGAAGCGGTGCGCGACGGGCTGATTCAGCGCAAAACCAGTCACCAGATCCGGCACATCTGTACGGAAACCACGGGGCTGGTCACCCTGTTTGAAGATGGACTCTACAAGGCGGCCCGGGGAATCACCACCATCGAGGAAATCATGCGCTGCCTGCCCCGCTTCCAGAAACCCCGCCCGCTCGGTGAATTGGAGCGGCTGCTCGGAAAGTAA